A stretch of Gemmobacter fulvus DNA encodes these proteins:
- a CDS encoding HD domain-containing protein, translated as MSAHRQAAYEAEVLRHWHGNPDGAHDLAHLRRVWRNCQKIARAEGGADLEVLLAAAIFHDVVNLPKDAPNRAEASRLSAELAARYLAQTDFPADKIAAVAHAITAHSFSAGIAPETPEARILQDADRLEALGALGLARMFYVAGALGGGLFDAQDPLGQNRPLDDRAFALDHLEVKLFRIAETMQTAEGRALAEEGADWMASFRTRLLREIG; from the coding sequence ATGTCTGCCCATCGTCAGGCGGCCTACGAGGCCGAAGTGCTGCGCCATTGGCACGGCAACCCGGATGGCGCGCATGATCTGGCGCATCTGCGCCGGGTCTGGCGCAATTGCCAGAAGATCGCCCGTGCCGAAGGTGGCGCGGATCTGGAGGTGCTGCTGGCGGCGGCCATCTTCCATGATGTCGTGAACCTGCCGAAGGATGCGCCGAACCGCGCCGAGGCCTCGCGCCTGTCGGCGGAACTGGCCGCGCGCTATCTGGCGCAGACCGATTTCCCGGCTGACAAGATCGCCGCCGTCGCCCATGCCATCACCGCGCACAGCTTTTCGGCGGGCATCGCCCCGGAAACACCCGAGGCGCGCATCCTTCAGGATGCCGACCGGCTGGAGGCTCTGGGTGCGCTGGGGCTGGCGCGCATGTTTTATGTGGCAGGGGCTTTGGGCGGCGGGCTGTTCGATGCGCAAGACCCGCTCGGGCAGAACCGCCCGCTGGATGACCGCGCCTTTGCGCTGGACCATCTGGAGGTCAAGCTGTTCCGCATTGCCGAAACGATGCAGACCGCCGAGGGCCGGGCGCTGGCCGAAGAAGGGGCAGACTGGATGGCCTCGTTCCGCACCCGGCTGCTGCGCGAAATCGGCTGA
- the hflK gene encoding FtsH protease activity modulator HflK: MSNGGPWGGGGGGNDGRDGRNDGRGPRKPGGEGPQIPEIDEIVKKGQEQLRVLMGGRGRTGNGGGGGGGGNPMGPLFSRQGLLIGAVAAVGLWAFMSFYTVKPEERSVELFLGEFSTVGNPGLNFAPWPFVTAEIVQVTGERTTDIGTGRNGEMDSGLMLTRDQNIVDIEFQVVWNVSDPAQYLFNLADPSDTMRAVSESAMRDIIARSELSPILNRDRGAIASDLRANVQSTLDSYQAGINVVRVNFDRADPPRDVIDAFREVQAAQQERDRLEKEADAYANRVTAGARGEAARLVEDSEAYRAQVVNAAQGEASRFLAVYTEYVKAPEVTRKRMYLETMEGVLGRINKVILDGVSSGEGGQGVVPFLPLNELNRMTPAPAAAASQGGN, translated from the coding sequence ATGTCGAATGGAGGTCCTTGGGGCGGCGGCGGAGGCGGCAATGATGGCCGCGATGGTCGCAACGATGGGCGCGGCCCGCGCAAGCCGGGCGGTGAGGGGCCCCAGATCCCTGAGATCGACGAGATCGTGAAAAAAGGGCAAGAGCAGCTGCGCGTGCTGATGGGCGGGCGTGGGCGCACCGGCAATGGTGGCGGCGGCGGTGGCGGTGGCAACCCGATGGGGCCGCTGTTTTCCCGTCAGGGTCTGCTGATCGGCGCGGTTGCGGCGGTGGGTCTTTGGGCCTTCATGTCCTTCTACACGGTGAAACCCGAAGAACGCTCGGTCGAGCTGTTTCTGGGTGAATTCTCGACCGTCGGAAATCCGGGCCTGAATTTTGCGCCCTGGCCCTTCGTGACCGCCGAAATCGTGCAGGTGACGGGCGAACGGACCACCGACATCGGCACTGGCCGCAATGGCGAGATGGACAGCGGGCTGATGCTGACCCGCGATCAGAACATCGTGGACATCGAATTCCAGGTGGTCTGGAACGTGTCGGATCCGGCGCAATATCTGTTCAACCTGGCCGACCCCAGCGACACCATGCGCGCCGTGTCGGAATCCGCGATGCGCGACATCATCGCCCGGTCTGAACTCTCGCCCATTCTGAACCGCGACCGGGGTGCCATTGCCTCGGATCTGCGGGCGAATGTGCAATCGACGCTGGACAGCTATCAAGCGGGCATCAATGTCGTCCGTGTCAACTTTGACCGTGCCGACCCGCCGCGCGACGTGATCGACGCCTTCCGCGAAGTGCAGGCCGCCCAGCAGGAACGTGACCGGCTGGAGAAAGAGGCCGATGCCTATGCCAACCGGGTGACGGCAGGCGCACGCGGTGAAGCCGCGCGTCTGGTCGAGGATTCCGAGGCCTATCGCGCCCAGGTGGTGAACGCCGCCCAGGGTGAAGCCAGCCGCTTCCTCGCCGTCTATACCGAATATGTGAAAGCCCCCGAAGTGACGCGCAAGCGCATGTATCTGGAAACCATGGAGGGCGTGCTGGGCCGGATCAACAAAGTGATCCTTGATGGCGTCAGCTCGGGCGAGGGCGGTCAGGGCGTGGTGCCCTTCCTGCCGCTGAACGAGCTGAACCGCATGACACCGGCACCTGCCGCCGCCGCAAGCCAGGGAGGCAACTGA
- a CDS encoding NUDIX hydrolase, whose protein sequence is MAQNHAGVTGRQGVTIEADISAAPLQGDELRTQYGALCWRAAGDGIEVLLITSRDTGRWVIPKGWPIKGLPPEASAAREAWEEAGVEGQADPHCIGLYSYDKGLGVAPGPRVFVPCVVAVYPLHVEGLAQRFPEVKQRRRKWFAPRKAARKVAEPELRALLAGLEDRSSATLIPGA, encoded by the coding sequence GTGGCACAGAACCACGCCGGAGTGACGGGCAGACAGGGTGTGACGATCGAAGCCGACATCAGTGCCGCCCCCCTTCAGGGCGATGAACTGCGCACCCAATACGGGGCGCTGTGCTGGCGCGCTGCGGGTGACGGCATTGAGGTTCTGCTGATCACCAGCCGCGATACCGGGCGCTGGGTCATCCCGAAGGGCTGGCCGATCAAGGGTCTGCCGCCCGAAGCCTCTGCCGCGCGCGAGGCCTGGGAAGAGGCCGGGGTCGAAGGTCAGGCCGATCCGCATTGCATCGGGCTTTATTCCTATGACAAGGGCCTGGGTGTCGCTCCCGGCCCAAGGGTGTTCGTGCCCTGTGTGGTCGCGGTCTATCCGCTGCATGTGGAGGGGCTGGCACAGCGCTTCCCCGAGGTGAAACAGCGCCGCCGCAAGTGGTTTGCGCCGCGCAAGGCCGCCCGCAAGGTGGCAGAGCCGGAATTGCGCGCGCTGCTGGCCGGGCTGGAAGATCGCAGCAGCGCCACATTGATCCCGGGCGCGTGA
- a CDS encoding 2Fe-2S iron-sulfur cluster-binding protein, whose translation MAKITYVEHNGKQHVVEVANGLTVMEGARDNGVPGIEADCGGACACSTCHVYVAPDWVEKLPKKDAMEEDMLDFAWKPDPVRSRLTCQLKVSDALDGLVVQMPEKQI comes from the coding sequence ATGGCAAAAATCACCTATGTGGAGCATAATGGCAAACAGCATGTCGTCGAGGTCGCAAACGGCCTGACGGTCATGGAAGGCGCGCGCGACAATGGCGTGCCGGGGATCGAGGCCGATTGCGGCGGGGCCTGCGCCTGTTCCACCTGCCATGTCTATGTCGCACCCGACTGGGTGGAAAAGCTGCCGAAGAAAGACGCGATGGAAGAGGACATGCTTGATTTCGCATGGAAGCCCGATCCGGTCCGCTCGCGGCTGACCTGCCAACTGAAAGTCAGCGATGCGCTGGACGGGCTTGTCGTGCAGATGCCGGAAAAACAGATCTGA
- a CDS encoding DUF1178 family protein: MIRFSLHCAQGHDFDSWFASGTAFDDLKLRGLVACAICGDTSVEKALMAPAVAHKAQAAPGALSTPASPMEEAMAALRREVEANSEYVGMNFVTEARRIHAGNAPERAIHGEAKADEARKLIEDGVPVAPLPFMPSRKAN, from the coding sequence ATGATCCGCTTCTCGCTCCACTGTGCGCAAGGCCATGATTTCGACAGCTGGTTCGCCTCTGGCACCGCTTTCGACGATCTGAAACTGCGCGGATTGGTTGCCTGCGCGATCTGCGGCGACACCTCGGTGGAAAAGGCGCTGATGGCCCCGGCCGTCGCCCACAAGGCGCAGGCGGCACCCGGCGCGCTCAGCACCCCCGCCTCACCGATGGAAGAGGCGATGGCGGCGCTGCGCCGCGAGGTCGAGGCGAATTCCGAATATGTCGGCATGAATTTCGTGACCGAGGCGCGCCGCATCCATGCCGGAAACGCCCCCGAACGCGCCATTCACGGCGAGGCGAAGGCGGATGAGGCGCGCAAGCTGATCGAGGATGGCGTGCCGGTGGCGCCGCTGCCGTTCATGCCCAGCCGCAAGGCGAACTGA
- the thpR gene encoding RNA 2',3'-cyclic phosphodiesterase gives MIRAFLALPIPEQVQSRLRLLQFLLPLPRRVPPDSFHLTLAFLDTQPDAVLEAVDDGMMALHAAPFALSLRGLGLFGGDKPRAVWAAVAEAPALIHLQAKVARVAAVAGVPVAARGFTPHVTLGRFAPPPPEQAMRLERAVVADQGFHAGPWLVEEIGLYASMPGAEGPRYDLLASYPLG, from the coding sequence ATGATCCGCGCCTTTCTGGCCCTGCCGATCCCGGAACAGGTGCAAAGCCGCCTGCGCCTGCTGCAATTCCTGTTGCCGCTGCCCCGCCGCGTGCCGCCCGACAGCTTTCATCTGACGCTGGCCTTTCTGGACACGCAGCCCGACGCGGTGCTGGAGGCGGTGGATGATGGCATGATGGCGCTGCACGCCGCGCCCTTTGCGCTGTCGCTGCGGGGCCTGGGCCTGTTTGGTGGCGACAAGCCGCGCGCGGTCTGGGCCGCTGTGGCCGAAGCCCCCGCGCTGATCCATCTTCAGGCCAAGGTGGCGCGGGTGGCTGCGGTGGCAGGGGTGCCGGTGGCGGCGCGCGGCTTTACCCCGCATGTCACGCTGGGCCGGTTTGCGCCGCCGCCGCCCGAACAGGCGATGCGGCTGGAACGCGCGGTGGTGGCGGACCAGGGCTTTCACGCCGGGCCATGGCTGGTGGAGGAGATCGGGCTTTACGCCTCGATGCCGGGCGCGGAGGGTCCGCGCTATGATCTGCTGGCCAGTTACCCGCTGGGCTGA
- a CDS encoding calcium-binding protein produces MPRRITIAQFQADFNIFDLSRSAGDTLVTLVSEALRQPGSTAQKAILVVADGDFEGYRVTLTGTGLRFDAAGLLTGGTIAAISFHTDAGVLAGRITGPGSAGIGLAAAALVAPGADPAALFADWQTRYSAASVPGSPLPFVIGVTAETGSGADQLTGSVLADFLDGGDGHDLLRGGDGADQLRGDHVGPQINDISQGRDTLHGEAGSDSLLGNGGDDRLYGGRDADVLRGDDIINSGNDLLYGGAGSDILTGGRGRDSLYGGAGDDRVEMQDVQDTTERFTINLLTGHTTGYGNDRLFSIEHATGGRWHRTEITGSGRANSLLGGERADTIRGGGGNDRVHAGGDADRVEGGAGHDLIGGGEGRDVLRGGAGRDTFVFEYAGAEDADRISDFRATDDTIYLTGAAMSGLFLSGALAASAFHRLGTGALDADDRILYNSRSGQVFLDSDGSGSDEAELLFTLSRGTALSHADFEVQPFFSIFSFY; encoded by the coding sequence ATGCCACGTCGCATCACGATTGCCCAGTTTCAGGCCGATTTCAACATTTTCGACCTGTCCCGAAGCGCCGGGGATACGCTGGTCACGCTTGTGTCAGAGGCGCTGCGCCAGCCGGGATCGACGGCGCAAAAGGCGATCCTTGTGGTTGCGGATGGCGACTTCGAGGGTTATCGCGTCACCCTCACCGGCACGGGGCTGCGCTTTGACGCCGCAGGTCTGCTGACCGGCGGCACGATTGCCGCGATCAGCTTTCACACCGATGCGGGCGTGCTTGCGGGCCGGATCACCGGCCCCGGCAGTGCGGGCATAGGCCTGGCCGCGGCGGCGCTGGTGGCGCCCGGAGCCGATCCGGCGGCGCTGTTCGCAGACTGGCAGACCCGGTATTCCGCCGCCAGCGTGCCCGGCAGCCCCCTGCCCTTCGTGATCGGCGTAACCGCCGAAACCGGCAGCGGCGCAGACCAGCTGACCGGCAGCGTGCTGGCCGATTTTCTGGATGGCGGTGACGGCCATGATCTGTTGCGCGGCGGCGATGGCGCGGATCAGCTGCGCGGCGATCACGTCGGGCCGCAGATCAACGACATCAGTCAGGGCCGCGACACCCTGCATGGCGAGGCGGGGTCGGATTCGCTGCTGGGCAATGGCGGGGATGACCGGCTCTATGGCGGGCGGGATGCCGATGTGCTGCGCGGCGATGACATCATCAACAGCGGCAATGACCTGCTTTATGGTGGCGCGGGCAGCGACATCCTGACCGGCGGGCGGGGCCGTGACAGCCTATATGGCGGCGCGGGCGATGACCGGGTGGAGATGCAGGATGTGCAAGACACCACTGAGCGGTTCACGATCAACCTGCTGACCGGCCACACGACGGGCTATGGCAATGACCGGCTATTTTCCATCGAACATGCGACCGGCGGGCGCTGGCACCGCACCGAGATCACCGGATCGGGCCGCGCCAACAGCCTGCTGGGGGGCGAACGGGCCGATACGATCCGGGGTGGCGGCGGCAATGACCGGGTTCACGCCGGGGGCGATGCCGACCGGGTGGAGGGCGGCGCGGGCCACGATCTGATCGGGGGAGGCGAGGGCCGGGATGTGCTGCGCGGCGGCGCGGGCCGCGACACCTTTGTGTTTGAATATGCCGGGGCCGAGGATGCCGACCGGATCAGCGATTTCCGCGCGACGGATGACACGATCTATCTGACCGGCGCGGCGATGTCGGGGCTGTTCCTGTCCGGCGCTCTGGCCGCCTCGGCCTTCCACCGCCTTGGCACCGGCGCGCTGGATGCCGATGACCGTATTCTTTACAACAGCCGCAGCGGGCAGGTGTTTCTGGACAGCGACGGGTCGGGCAGCGACGAAGCCGAGCTGCTGTTCACCCTGTCGCGCGGCACGGCGCTGAGCCATGCCGATTTCGAGGTGCAGCCGTTTTTCAGCATCTTCAGCTTTTACTGA
- a CDS encoding Do family serine endopeptidase codes for MEAQPLGARHGALRLMGAMLLGLAVAIGPAAMLEARGAPESFADLAEQISPAVVNITTSAVVEAATDDVPRLPEGSPFQDFFDQFSNPDGNGEPRRSEALGSGFVISEDGYIVTNNHVIEGADQIEIEFFSGDRLPAKLVGTDPKTDIALLKVESEKPLAFVNFGDSDLMRVGDWVVAMGNPLGQGFSVSAGIVSARNRALSGTYDDYLQTDAAINKGNSGGPLFNMDGQVIGVNTAILSPTGGSIGIGFSMASNVVTKVVAQLREFGETRRGWLGVRIQDVTPDVAEAMSLGNVKGALITDVPDGPAKDSGMLAGDVITSFDGKEIKDVRDLTRRVADAPVGQAVKVLVLREGKTETLSVTLGRREEAEAIETAAKPGANEPAEAQLMGLTVAPVTAEQAEQLGLPVGAEGLVVTKVDGTSEAFTKGLREGDVITEAGQQKVVRVQDLKDRVTEAKDAGRKSILLLIRRGGDPRFVALSIE; via the coding sequence ATGGAAGCTCAGCCACTGGGGGCGCGTCACGGCGCGCTGCGGCTGATGGGTGCGATGCTGTTGGGGCTGGCGGTGGCCATCGGCCCGGCAGCGATGCTGGAGGCGCGGGGCGCGCCTGAAAGTTTTGCCGATCTTGCCGAACAGATCAGCCCGGCAGTGGTCAATATCACCACATCGGCGGTGGTCGAGGCCGCGACCGATGACGTGCCACGCCTGCCGGAAGGCTCGCCCTTTCAGGATTTCTTCGACCAGTTCTCCAATCCCGATGGCAATGGCGAGCCGCGCCGGTCCGAGGCGCTGGGCTCGGGCTTCGTGATCTCGGAAGACGGCTATATCGTCACCAACAATCACGTCATCGAAGGCGCAGATCAGATCGAGATCGAGTTCTTCTCGGGTGACCGTCTGCCCGCGAAACTGGTCGGCACCGACCCGAAAACCGACATCGCTCTGTTGAAGGTGGAAAGCGAAAAGCCGCTCGCCTTCGTGAATTTCGGCGACAGCGATCTGATGCGCGTGGGCGATTGGGTCGTGGCGATGGGCAACCCGCTGGGGCAGGGCTTCTCGGTCAGCGCGGGCATCGTGTCGGCGCGCAACCGGGCGCTGTCGGGCACCTATGACGACTATCTGCAAACCGATGCGGCGATCAACAAGGGCAACTCGGGTGGTCCGCTGTTCAACATGGATGGTCAGGTGATCGGCGTGAATACCGCGATCCTGTCGCCCACCGGCGGCTCCATCGGCATCGGCTTTTCGATGGCGTCGAATGTGGTGACCAAGGTTGTGGCGCAACTGCGCGAATTCGGCGAAACCCGGCGCGGCTGGCTGGGTGTGCGGATTCAGGACGTGACACCGGATGTGGCCGAAGCGATGAGCCTTGGCAATGTGAAGGGCGCGCTGATCACCGATGTGCCGGATGGCCCGGCCAAGGACAGCGGCATGCTGGCAGGCGATGTGATCACCAGCTTTGATGGCAAGGAAATCAAGGATGTGCGCGATCTGACCCGCCGTGTGGCCGATGCGCCTGTGGGGCAGGCGGTCAAGGTTCTGGTGCTGCGCGAAGGCAAGACCGAAACCCTGTCGGTGACGCTGGGCCGTCGCGAAGAGGCCGAGGCGATTGAAACTGCCGCAAAACCCGGCGCGAATGAACCCGCCGAAGCCCAGCTGATGGGCCTGACCGTCGCCCCGGTGACGGCAGAGCAGGCCGAACAGCTTGGCCTGCCGGTGGGGGCCGAAGGTCTGGTAGTGACCAAGGTCGATGGCACTTCGGAGGCCTTCACCAAAGGTCTGCGCGAAGGCGATGTGATCACCGAAGCCGGCCAGCAAAAGGTGGTGCGGGTTCAGGATCTGAAAGACCGCGTGACCGAGGCGAAAGACGCAGGGCGCAAATCCATCCTGCTGCTGATCCGTCGCGGTGGCGATCCGCGCTTCGTGGCGCTGAGCATCGAATAA
- a CDS encoding peptidoglycan-binding domain-containing protein, with amino-acid sequence MIRPLAFCSALMLAACQQAYTPEAPTTANLAAGLIRAKSPDAPPPKGGPGKCWATDITPAVIETTSEQVIVTPEQRDATGRVIAPASYRSDTHQKIIKDRQAVHFRTPCPEAMTVDFIATLQRALKARGYYLLPVNGALDAPTRDAIRRFQEPLGLDSPVISLGGARALGIVAADLEDL; translated from the coding sequence ATGATCAGACCCCTCGCATTTTGCAGCGCGCTGATGCTCGCAGCCTGCCAGCAGGCCTATACGCCCGAAGCCCCTACCACCGCCAATCTGGCCGCCGGTCTGATCCGTGCCAAATCGCCGGATGCACCACCGCCAAAAGGCGGGCCGGGCAAATGCTGGGCCACCGACATCACCCCCGCCGTGATCGAGACCACCTCGGAACAGGTGATCGTCACGCCGGAGCAACGCGATGCCACGGGCCGGGTGATCGCGCCTGCCAGCTATCGCAGCGACACCCATCAGAAGATCATCAAGGATCGGCAGGCCGTGCATTTCCGCACCCCCTGCCCCGAGGCGATGACGGTCGATTTCATCGCCACGCTGCAACGCGCGCTCAAGGCGCGGGGCTATTATCTGCTGCCGGTCAATGGCGCGCTGGATGCCCCGACCCGTGACGCCATCCGCCGCTTTCAGGAACCGCTGGGCCTGGACAGCCCGGTGATCTCGTTGGGTGGCGCGCGGGCGCTGGGGATTGTCGCCGCCGATCTGGAGGATCTCTGA
- a CDS encoding glutathione peroxidase, protein MVGSMAALLAGTGGARAAAVPSFTFAGIDGGRYDTADWRGKPVLIVNTASLCGFAAQFDDLQAVQDRYAPRGLIVLAVPSDDFAQELADAAAVKEYCAINFDLTLRMTEISHVKGAKAHPFYRWMAEAHGFRPGWNFNKVLLGGDGQPRGTWGAPVNPLSDRITGAIDAALG, encoded by the coding sequence ATGGTGGGCAGCATGGCGGCATTGCTGGCAGGCACGGGCGGGGCGCGGGCGGCTGCCGTGCCCAGCTTCACCTTCGCGGGCATTGACGGGGGCCGCTATGATACCGCCGACTGGCGCGGCAAGCCTGTGCTGATCGTCAATACCGCGTCGCTCTGTGGGTTTGCCGCACAGTTCGATGATTTGCAGGCGGTGCAGGATCGGTATGCGCCGCGCGGCCTGATCGTGCTGGCCGTGCCTTCGGATGATTTCGCGCAAGAGCTGGCCGATGCGGCGGCGGTAAAGGAATATTGCGCGATCAACTTCGACCTCACGCTGCGCATGACCGAAATCAGCCATGTGAAGGGGGCCAAGGCCCATCCGTTCTACCGCTGGATGGCCGAGGCGCATGGCTTCCGGCCCGGCTGGAATTTCAACAAGGTGCTGCTGGGCGGCGATGGCCAGCCACGCGGCACCTGGGGCGCGCCGGTCAATCCGCTGTCGGACAGGATCACCGGCGCGATTGATGCCGCCCTTGGCTGA
- a CDS encoding SDR family NAD(P)-dependent oxidoreductase has translation MPHLLITGAGRGIGLALAQAAHDAGWRVTGTTRGPAPAIDGISWQHLEVTDPAAQAALAARLAHDPVDAVICNAGVLLDRGQDLATGYAPALWAESFAVNVTGCFLTVQALLPQLRAARRGRVMILSSQMASHQRAPGGSYAYRASKAAALNLGRNLATDLRADGIAVGIYHPGWVQTEMGGAGAEISAETAASGLLDRLEALTLNTTGCFETWDGHPHPY, from the coding sequence ATGCCGCATCTGCTGATCACCGGGGCGGGCCGGGGCATCGGTCTGGCCCTGGCGCAGGCCGCGCACGATGCAGGCTGGCGCGTCACAGGCACAACGCGCGGCCCTGCCCCCGCGATTGATGGCATAAGCTGGCAGCATCTGGAAGTGACCGATCCTGCCGCGCAGGCGGCGCTTGCCGCGCGTCTGGCGCATGATCCGGTCGATGCGGTGATCTGCAATGCCGGTGTGCTGCTGGACCGGGGGCAGGATCTGGCAACCGGCTATGCCCCGGCGCTCTGGGCCGAAAGTTTTGCAGTGAATGTCACCGGATGTTTTCTGACCGTGCAGGCGCTTCTGCCGCAATTGCGTGCGGCCCGCCGGGGTCGGGTGATGATCCTGTCATCGCAGATGGCCTCGCATCAGCGCGCGCCCGGCGGCAGTTATGCCTATCGCGCCTCGAAGGCGGCGGCGCTCAATCTCGGGCGCAATCTGGCCACCGATCTGCGCGCAGACGGCATCGCCGTCGGCATCTATCATCCCGGCTGGGTGCAAACCGAAATGGGCGGGGCCGGGGCCGAAATCAGCGCCGAAACCGCCGCGTCAGGCCTGCTGGACCGGCTGGAAGCCTTGACACTGAACACCACCGGCTGTTTCGAGACATGGGATGGGCATCCCCATCCCTACTGA
- a CDS encoding acetoin utilization protein AcuC, producing MPPLADRPVSGAAIGPLFLGSDIYRGSSYGGLHPLRVPRVSTVIDLGRALGWLPPERYRTSPRAKAPALHLWHRPDYIAALIEAERLAQAGLPAPAAWPQLYGLGTLSNPLFPEMFCRPATGAGGMLWAAEALAAAPAGVLHVPGGGTHHGMAGRANGFCYLNDVVLGLKALQRAGLRRLAYIDIDAHHSDGVEVAFASQPDVLMISVHEEARWPHTGAVQDDAGGNGFNLPVPRGFNDSEMALVRDQLILPRVAAHRPEAIVLQCGADALEEDPLSRLALSNRAHLAVVAALRPLAPRLIVTGGGGYNPWSVGRLWTAIWGLLSGQDLPDVLPRPAQAVLRGLSWNGGSRPPPAEHLLTTLLDAPRDGPVRPEIRDRLARLAAR from the coding sequence ATGCCGCCCTTGGCTGACCGGCCCGTATCCGGCGCGGCCATCGGTCCGCTGTTTCTGGGATCCGACATCTATCGCGGCTCGTCCTATGGCGGGCTGCATCCGTTGCGGGTGCCGCGTGTGTCGACCGTGATCGACCTGGGCCGCGCCTTGGGCTGGCTGCCGCCCGAGCGGTATCGCACCAGTCCCCGCGCCAAGGCCCCGGCGCTGCACCTGTGGCACAGGCCGGACTATATCGCGGCACTGATCGAGGCAGAGCGTCTGGCGCAGGCCGGTTTGCCCGCCCCGGCGGCTTGGCCGCAGCTTTACGGGCTGGGCACGCTGTCCAACCCGCTGTTCCCCGAGATGTTCTGCCGCCCCGCCACCGGGGCAGGCGGTATGCTCTGGGCGGCAGAGGCGCTGGCGGCAGCTCCCGCCGGGGTGCTGCATGTGCCGGGCGGCGGCACGCATCACGGCATGGCTGGGCGCGCCAACGGGTTCTGTTACCTGAACGACGTGGTACTGGGGCTGAAGGCGTTGCAGCGGGCCGGGCTGCGCCGCCTTGCCTATATCGACATTGACGCCCATCACAGCGACGGGGTGGAGGTGGCCTTTGCAAGCCAGCCCGATGTGCTGATGATCTCGGTCCATGAAGAGGCGCGCTGGCCGCATACCGGCGCGGTGCAGGATGATGCGGGGGGCAATGGCTTCAACCTGCCGGTGCCGCGCGGCTTCAATGACAGCGAAATGGCGCTGGTGCGCGATCAACTGATCCTGCCGCGCGTGGCCGCCCACCGGCCCGAAGCGATCGTGCTGCAATGTGGCGCGGATGCGCTGGAGGAAGATCCGCTGTCGCGGCTGGCGCTGTCCAACCGGGCGCATCTGGCGGTGGTGGCGGCGCTGCGCCCGCTGGCGCCCCGGCTCATCGTCACCGGCGGCGGTGGTTATAACCCGTGGTCGGTGGGGCGGCTCTGGACGGCGATCTGGGGGCTGTTGTCGGGGCAGGATCTGCCCGATGTTCTGCCGCGCCCGGCACAGGCGGTGCTGCGCGGGCTGAGCTGGAACGGCGGCAGCCGCCCGCCCCCTGCGGAACACCTGCTGACCACATTGCTGGATGCCCCGCGCGACGGCCCGGTCCGCCCGGAGATCCGCGACCGCCTTGCCCGTCTGGCCGCCCGATGA
- the hflC gene encoding protease modulator HflC, whose protein sequence is MAKAGFILPVLFVAGAVALSSVFIVDEREKVLVLQFGQVKQEINTPGLGFKIPLIQDVVRYDDRILGLPTQPIEVTPLDDRRLVVDAFARWRIVNLVDFREAVGAGGTESAQARLDRIINTAIRQVLGSVPSGAVLSEDRTGLMNRIRDLAKAEAASLGVDVIDVRLTRTDLPEQNLAATFARMRAEREREAADEVARGNEAASRVRASADRTVVEVTSEARKQAEVIRGEADAARNGIYAEAFGRDPEFFAFTRSLTAYERSLKEGNSSIVMNPDSDFFTYLRSEQAPVAAPQP, encoded by the coding sequence ATGGCCAAAGCTGGATTTATCCTTCCCGTCCTGTTCGTGGCGGGGGCGGTTGCCCTGTCGTCGGTGTTCATCGTGGATGAACGCGAAAAGGTGCTGGTGCTGCAATTCGGTCAGGTGAAGCAAGAGATCAACACCCCCGGTCTCGGCTTCAAGATTCCGCTGATTCAGGATGTGGTGCGCTATGACGACCGTATTCTGGGCCTGCCGACGCAGCCGATCGAGGTGACGCCGCTGGATGACCGCCGCCTTGTGGTGGATGCCTTTGCCCGTTGGCGCATCGTCAATCTGGTCGACTTCCGCGAAGCTGTCGGGGCCGGTGGCACCGAAAGCGCGCAGGCGCGGCTGGACCGGATCATCAATACCGCCATCCGTCAGGTGCTGGGCTCGGTGCCCTCGGGCGCTGTGCTGTCCGAAGACCGCACCGGCCTGATGAACCGCATCCGCGATCTGGCCAAGGCCGAGGCGGCAAGCCTGGGCGTGGATGTGATCGACGTGCGGCTGACCCGGACCGATCTGCCCGAACAGAACCTTGCGGCCACCTTCGCCCGGATGCGGGCAGAGCGCGAACGCGAGGCGGCGGACGAGGTGGCGCGCGGTAACGAGGCAGCCAGCCGGGTGCGCGCGAGCGCCGACCGGACGGTGGTCGAAGTGACCTCCGAGGCGCGCAAACAGGCCGAAGTGATCCGCGGTGAGGCCGACGCGGCCCGCAACGGCATCTATGCCGAGGCCTTTGGCCGCGACCCGGAGTTCTTTGCTTTCACCCGGTCTCTGACGGCCTATGAACGATCGCTGAAAGAGGGCAATTCGTCCATCGTGATGAACCCCGACAGCGATTTCTTCACCTATCTGCGCAGCGAACAGGCCCCGGTCGCCGCACCGCAGCCCTGA